The following are from one region of the Stigmatella ashevillena genome:
- a CDS encoding ATPase domain-containing protein, protein MTAVAAPSLQRIPSGVLGLDAILDGGFLQGGTYIIAGMPGTGKTILGNQICFHHVAHGGRAIYVTLLAETHGRLLAHLRGMAFFSEEPLASSLHYVSAYRVLTGEGLTGLLDLLRKLIREHRASMLVVDGLVSASASAPNELAFKEFIHELNTLVSVIGCTTFLLTNGHSPEDVHPEHTMVDGLIELTDVLIGVRAVRELIVRKFRGSAHLRGRHVFQISPQGITVYPRSEAMLADPIAVPGEYKARALVGVPELDGMLRGGLQRGSATLIMGPSGSGKTLLGLQFLSHGANQGEPSLYFGFYESPPRLVGKGESIGLDMAGAMRGGMLEMIWQPPVELVLDALAVKILAAIRRRGVQRLLIDGLVGFKESTVHPERINRFFAAFTNELRALDVTTVFTEETRVLFGPEIETPVKGLSALVENHLFLRQVEWKGELRRVLAILKTRESGHDPSLREVIIDDEGWHVGARFEGKAVLTDSRLPRPPKRRGQEGAKRLGARKKPRRTE, encoded by the coding sequence ATGACGGCCGTGGCTGCCCCTTCCCTCCAGCGCATTCCCAGTGGCGTGCTCGGGCTGGATGCCATCCTCGATGGCGGTTTTCTCCAAGGGGGGACGTACATCATCGCGGGCATGCCGGGCACCGGGAAGACCATCCTCGGCAACCAGATCTGCTTCCACCATGTCGCCCATGGCGGCAGGGCCATCTATGTCACCCTGCTGGCGGAGACGCACGGGCGCCTGCTGGCGCACCTGCGGGGCATGGCCTTCTTCTCCGAGGAGCCGCTGGCCTCCTCGCTCCATTATGTCAGCGCCTACCGGGTGCTCACCGGGGAGGGGCTCACCGGGCTGCTGGATCTTCTGCGCAAGCTCATCCGGGAACACCGTGCCTCCATGCTGGTGGTGGATGGGCTGGTGAGTGCCAGCGCCTCGGCCCCCAACGAGCTGGCCTTCAAGGAGTTCATCCACGAGCTCAACACGCTGGTGAGCGTCATCGGCTGCACCACGTTCCTGCTCACCAACGGTCACAGCCCCGAGGACGTCCACCCCGAGCACACCATGGTGGATGGCCTCATCGAGCTGACGGACGTGCTCATCGGCGTGCGCGCCGTGCGCGAGCTCATCGTCCGGAAGTTCCGGGGCAGCGCGCACCTGCGCGGCCGACACGTGTTCCAGATTTCACCCCAGGGCATCACCGTGTATCCGCGCTCGGAGGCGATGCTGGCCGACCCCATCGCCGTGCCGGGCGAGTACAAGGCGCGCGCGCTGGTGGGGGTGCCGGAGCTGGACGGGATGCTGCGCGGTGGGCTGCAGCGCGGCAGCGCCACGCTCATCATGGGCCCCTCGGGCAGTGGCAAGACGCTGCTCGGCTTGCAGTTTCTCTCCCACGGCGCCAACCAGGGCGAGCCCAGCCTCTACTTCGGTTTCTACGAGTCCCCCCCGCGGCTGGTGGGCAAGGGCGAGTCCATTGGGCTGGACATGGCGGGGGCCATGCGCGGCGGCATGCTGGAGATGATCTGGCAGCCGCCCGTGGAGCTGGTGTTGGATGCGCTGGCGGTGAAGATCCTCGCGGCCATCCGCCGCCGCGGCGTGCAGCGGCTGCTCATCGACGGGCTGGTCGGCTTCAAGGAATCCACGGTGCACCCGGAGCGCATCAACCGCTTCTTCGCCGCCTTTACCAATGAGCTGCGGGCGTTGGACGTGACGACGGTGTTCACGGAGGAGACGCGGGTGCTCTTCGGGCCGGAGATCGAAACCCCGGTCAAGGGCCTCTCCGCGCTCGTGGAGAATCACCTCTTCCTGCGACAGGTCGAATGGAAGGGAGAGCTGCGGCGGGTGCTCGCCATTCTCAAGACGCGAGAGAGTGGGCATGACCCCTCCTTGCGCGAGGTCATCATCGATGACGAGGGGTGGCACGTCGGCGCGCGCTTCGAGGGCAAGGCCGTTCTGACCGACTCGCGTCTGCCACGGCCGCCGAAGCGGCGTGGGCAGGAGGGGGCGAAGCGGCTGGGGGCCCGCAAGAAGCCGAGGAGGACCGAGTGA
- a CDS encoding response regulator → MKTVLLVDDEHAILDALSGILADEGFRVLTAGNGREAVARLQEETPDVALVDVMMPVMDGRELLREMAADARWNRVPVVLMSAVPLAILNREAPVTCADFFQKPFDLWKLISRLRELAEGSNS, encoded by the coding sequence GTGAAGACAGTCCTCCTCGTCGACGACGAGCACGCCATCCTCGACGCGCTCTCGGGCATCCTCGCGGACGAGGGGTTCCGGGTCCTCACGGCGGGCAACGGCCGGGAGGCGGTGGCCCGGCTGCAGGAGGAGACGCCGGATGTGGCGCTCGTCGACGTGATGATGCCGGTGATGGATGGGCGGGAGCTGCTGCGGGAGATGGCCGCGGACGCGCGGTGGAATCGCGTTCCCGTGGTGCTGATGAGCGCCGTGCCGCTGGCCATCCTGAACCGGGAAGCGCCCGTCACTTGTGCGGACTTCTTCCAGAAGCCGTTCGATCTGTGGAAGCTCATCTCCCGGCTGCGGGAGCTGGCGGAAGGCAGCAATTCCTAG